A genomic stretch from Pomacea canaliculata isolate SZHN2017 linkage group LG2, ASM307304v1, whole genome shotgun sequence includes:
- the LOC112556881 gene encoding trichohyalin-like isoform X4 — protein sequence MEPAEDHGLEFQDSFEVANVEISHRLQAEGLSSQCDEGEKLMYIWRLYKKLEGDLHKAQESEEKLKEAQTEEMREVENYVEHIRHLSEERETLIQELETENEQLKLALEQLHPELSDEAQKEAAEMLTQQGLAEIAMATPSEQVAYLLVERARLLDELESLQTKPSQTDAHEGSESQELKDILEKERKELEQALTQQRESATFMKEKLRQEHEEEISALMDENTKLEDELAEVKRQVTQLEAQIHRLKKEHAEEQDLLEEERGEMVHERDVAVKEKKIIVEKFALLKKAKEEAELKIDSLEKERETWRESSREVPSSPLPSPSPMRSSNDVALRKVIEEKTKVEGEIITLRTEIRLLRNEKENQEEEAKRAKGEREKLQVTIQQLQLKNKNLRQELEDVEGQLEEAETAAEEAKKSQEEVQKKYEELLAEVKTLRTEAQRCTTLQDITDILTNEKEQLTSTLDKVRVEMKKVLEEKDILSSQNLHLTLGEQELTKQVASLREELFTMEKERDEVFIERDELLTTQNTREGMLSSLRMELSSVQDFSHKASSMSEQLIKEKTDLEQELKQTRNSLETAKHAEQELAKQELIVSHLKEQNANLNDQLTKLQSQLEWARTTEKSFIDAQQSAQRAHVESEKRMAGEVDDLRLKLQHALTELQALKTSYEQESAQRSSLSQQLSLTESRLLESAEVKNNLDKERMTRAELELKNKDLERKLADKTRIADSFETERMQRIELERKIMDLVNNHSVEVQELQSALEREKNQRCTLELKIQELEQLLDDVKGDSETVQQSMKVKITSLEKRVQALQDDLFSAQDELQTYQQKYEESLREAEVTRSEFVKQQEYAQQQQLQFVSEAVSMEELKSSLESTSTKLQVVQNELNIANTRVLQLEEQCASDKVDLRKFQTEAQTLKFQREVDAHKLQEMENSLKSLKRDLSESQSVLMQTTSQLQNKQIVLDSVKHEMDALNHELERVRESTRLDLEEKSQHTDKLRMQELKIRQLEQEKKDMIKKLSDFSSQCEELKEKLKNEKDRNTDSYHQRARYVEQLELDLAAANKHIRSLREELQQHQSSVFKLQADTLGQSAKFGSTVARLEAELKEVRDQHKRETDSLQERLSIASTESREAKNEAIEKEQIVTDLRREALRTQSTIERLQAQLLSQSKTHAEMENRNTTLEHEMTKVWSQVRMLREHNAVLENKLKVAEEELDRKSVTMKHLETSVSEKDSAFQRSLREWQNRAEVAEKRKHSSDSARQLEQEVSAVNAKEVTVEKQLQKVELSQVELHDKSKQLASIRNQLEGEKLQRTLLEQTVAELKHQVSLLKQRENKAASENKELQHTIIDLQSRLSCLQDNSGTAFQTQQHQKIAEVGRQNLMDQISGLQHEVKSLKYELMSSGERRDLEFQHYEERKQRTKAKLMKARETFTSERSKYHEHMQHMDEDLEHTRAALRKELEWKEKMDKNYKHLLQEKRELITHDLGLFQNDRTGGDYPRQVSLTLRGRISHQLLGEREPPFAETSRFSHISETDFR from the exons ATGGAACCGGCAGAAGACCATGGCCTTGAGTTCCAG gacAGTTTTGAAGTTGCAAATGTAGAAATCAGTCATCGATTACAAGCAGAGGGCCTAAGTTCACAATGTGATGAAGGAGAGAAATTGATGTACATATGGAGATTGTACAAAAAGCTCGAG GGAGACCTGCATAAAGCTCAAGAGAGTGAAGAAAAGCTGAAAGAGGCACAAACAGAAGAGATGCGGGAAGTAGAGAACTATGTCGAGCACATAAGGCACCTGTCAGAAGAGCGTGAAACCCTTATTCAAGAACTGGAGACTGAAAATGAACAACTGAAATTGGCGCTGGAGCAGCTGCATCCTGAACTTAGTG ATGAGGCCCAGAAAGAAGCAGCAGAAATGCTTACACAGCAGGGTTTGGCAGAGATTGCTATGGCAACTCCTAGCGAACAGGTGGCCTATTTGCTGGTGGAGCGAGCTCGCCTTCTGGATGAACTAGAAAGTTTGCAGACTAAACCTAGCCAAACAGATGCCCATGAAGGAAGTGAATCCCAGGAACTGAAGGATATTCTTGAGAAG GAGCGCAAGGAGCTAGAACAAGCATTGACTCAGCAGCGAGAGAGTGCCACCTTCATGAAGGAAAAGCTTCGGCAGGAACACGAGGAGGAAATCAGTGCCCTCATGGATGAGAACACAAAGCTCGAGGATGAGCTTGCAGAAGTGAAAAGACAA GTCACACAGCTGGAAGCACAGATTCATAGATTGAAAAAAGAACATGCTGAAGAACAAGACCTTcttgaggaagagagaggagaaatggTGCACGAGAGGGATGTAGCAGTTAAAGAGAAGAAGATTATTGTGGAAAAatttgcacttttaaaaaaagcgaaAGAGGAGGCTGAGCTGAAGATAGACTctttagagaaagagagagaaacatggAGAGAGTCATCCAGGGAAG TCCCATCATCTCCCTTGCCAAGTCCATCTCCAATGCGATCATCTAATGATGTAGCACTTCGTAAAGTgattgaagagaaaacaaaggttgAGGGGGAGATAATAACTCTTCGCACGGAAATTCGATTGCTCAGAAACGAAAAAGAGAACCAAGAAGAAGAG GcaaagagggcaaaaggtgaacGCGAAAAGCTGCAGGTCACCATACAACAGCTGCAGCTGAAGAACAAAAATCTTCGGCAGGAACTAGAGGATGTGGAGGGACAGTTAGAAGAAGCAGAG ACTGCTGCAGAGGAAGCCAAGAAAAGTCAAGAAGAAGTTCAAAAGAAGTACGAGGAATTGTTGGCTGAAGTGAAGACATTGCGTACTGAAGCCCAGCGTTGTACAACCCTCCAGGACATAACTGACATACTAACCAATGAGAAGGAGCAGCTGACAAGCACCTTGGACAAAGTGCGGGTGGAGATGAAAAAGGTTCTAGAGGAAAAAGACATCCTGAGCAGTCAAAACCTGCATCTTACATTAGGAGAACAGGAACTGACAAAACAGGTTGCCTCCCTCAGGGAGGAGCTGTTTACTatggagaaggagagagacgAGGTGTTTATAGAGAGAGATGAACTGTTAACTACACAAAACACCAGGGAAGGTATGCTGTCCAGTCTACGCATGGAATTAAG TTCTGTTCAAGATTTTTCCCATAAGGCATCCAGCATGTCTGAGCAGCTAATAAAGGAGAAAACAGATTTAGAGCAAGAGCTGAAACAGACACGGAATAGTCTTGAAACTGCCAAGCATGCAGAGCAGGAACTTGCAAAGCAGGAG CTGATTGTCAGTCACCTCAAAGAACAAAATGCTAACTTAAATGATCAGCTTACCAAACTGCAGTCACAGCTTGAGTGGGCTCGCACCACTGAGAAGAGTTTCATAGATGCACAG CAATCTGCACAAAGGGCACATGTGGAGTCAGAGAAGag AATGGCAGGTGAAGTTGATGATTTGAGACTAAAGCTCCAGCATGCACTTACTGAGCTCCAGGCACTGAAAACTTCTTATGAACAAGAGTCCGCTCAGCGATCATCTTTGTCTCAGCAGCTTTCCCTCACAGAGTCTCGTCTTCTTGAGTCTGCCGAAGTGAAGAACAATTTGGACAAAGAGCGCATGACCAGAGCAGAACTTGAACTGAAAAATAAAGACTTGGAGAGAAAACTTGCTGACAAAACTCGAATTGCTGACAGTTTTGAAACTGAGAGAATGCAAAGGATAGAACTGGAGAGAAAGATTATGGACTTAGTTAACAATCACTCAGTAGAGGTACAAGAGCTTCAATCAgcattggagagagagaaaaatcagcGGTGTACCCTTGAGCTAAAGATTCAGGAGCTGGAGCAGCTCTTAGATGATGTCAAGGGGGATAGTGAGACAGTTCAGCAAAGCATGAAGGTGAAG attACATCGCTGGAGAAGCGAGTACAGGCCTTACAGGATGACCTATTTAGTGCTCAGGATGAGCTTCAGACCTACCAGCAGAAGTACGAAGAA TCACTGAGAGAAGCAGAGGTTACCAGGTCAGAATTTGTGAAACAGCAAGAATAtgcacagcaacaacaactgcaGTTTGTCAGTGAAGCAGTCAGCATGGAG GAGCTGAAATCATCACTTGAAAGCACTAGCACCAAGCTGCAGGTCGTGCAGAATGAACTGAACATTGCCAACACCAGAGTTCTTCAGCTGGAAGAACAGTGTGCATCAGACAAAGTTGACTTGAGAAAATTTCAGACGGAGGCCCAAACTCTCAAGTTTCAGCGAGAGGTGGATGCTCACAAGCTGCAAGAAATGGAAAACTCCCTCAAATCACTAAAGCGTGACTTATCAGAAAGTCAGAGTGTCCTTATGCAGACAACATCTCAGCTGCAGAACAAACAGATTGTGCTCGATTCAGTAAAGCATGAAATGGATGCACTAAATCATGAACTTGAACGAGTGCGAGAGAGCACCAGGCTAGATCTGGAGGAAAAGTCACAGCACACTGATAAGCTCCGAATGCAGGAGCTGAAAATACGACAGCtggaacaagagaaaaaagacatgATCAAAAAG CTCTCAGACTTTTCCAGCCAGTGTGAGGAGTTAAAAGAGAAactaaaaaatgagaaagatcGAAACACTG ACTCATACCACCAACGAGCCAGATATGTGGAACAGCTAGAGCTGGACCTTGCGGCAGCCAACAAGCACATCAGGTCATTGCGTGAGGAACTTCAGCAGCATCAGAGCTCAGTTTTTAAGTTGCAGGCTGACACCCTTGGGCAGTCG GCTAAGTTTGGGTCCACAGTTGCACGACTTGAAGCTGAATTGAAAGAAGTGAGAGATCAGCACAAAAGAGAGACAGATTCACTACAGGAGAGACTATCCATAGCAAGTACAGAAAGTCGAGAAGCCAAAAATGAAGCCATTGAAAAGGAACAG atTGTCACTGACCTGCGGCGGGAGGCCCTCCGCACACAGAGCACCATTGAGAGGCTGCAGGCTCAGCTTCTGTCACAGTCAAAGACACATGCTGAAATGGAGAATAGGAATACCACACTGGAGCATGAAATGACCAAG GTATGGAGTCAGGTACGAATGTTGAGGGAGCACAATGCTGTTCTTGAGAACAAACTTAAAGTGGCTGAAGAGGAACTGGATAGG AAATCTGTAACAATGAAGCACTTGGAGACTTCAGTTTCTGAAAAGGACTCAGCCTTTCAGAGATCTTTACGAGAATGGCAGAACCGAGCTGAAGTAGCCGAAAAACGG AAGCATTCTTCTGATTCT GCAAGACAATTGGAGCAAGAGGTCTCAGCAGTAAATGCCAAAGAGGTGACTgtagagaagcagcttcaaaaGGTGGAGTTAAGTCAAGTAGAACTGCATGACAAGTCCAAACAACTTGCTAGCATTCGCAACCAGCTGGAGGGAGAAAAACTTCAGAG GACCTTGTTAGAACAAACAGTAGCAGAACTGAAACATCAAGTGTCACTTTTAAAGCAGCGCGAGAATAAGGCAgcatcagaaaacaaagagttgCAGCATACTATCATTGATCTCCAATCTCGCCTGAGCTGTTTACAAGATAACAGTGGCACTGCCTTCCAGACA caacagcatcaaAAGATTGCAGAAGTTGGGCGACAGAACCTGATGGATCAGATCTCAGGCCTTCAGCATGAAGTCAAGTCCTTGAAATATGAACTCATGTCAAGTGGTGAGAGGCGTGACCTTGAGTTCCAGCATTATGAGGAACGCAAACAACGCACCAAGGCAAAACTCATGAAAGCGAG aGAAACCTTTACATCTGAACGCTCCAAGTATCATGAGCATATGCAGCACATGGATGAGGACTTAGAGCATACCAGAGCTGCTTTGCGAAAGGAATTAGAGTGGAAAGAAAAGATGGacaaaaactacaaacatttgTTGCAGGAAAAGCGTGAGCTTATCACTCA